The following proteins are encoded in a genomic region of Candidatus Leptovillus gracilis:
- a CDS encoding triose-phosphate isomerase, which yields MRTPIIAGNWKMNKTAVEAVAFIEQIHDGLNAVTGVDIVVCPPALAIPAVAEAVKGSKISVGAQNMYFAESGAYTGELAPNMLTPFCQYVILGHSERRAYFGETDEGVNKKIKAALAHGLTPMVCVGESLEQNEAGETHSFVSGQVKAAFEGLTAEQSIACVIAYEPIWAIGTGRTATVEQAGAIIGGTVRATIAEILGDDVAQQIRIQYGGSVTEKNIAELMAHPDIDGALVGGASLKPSFIELVANAA from the coding sequence ATGCGTACCCCAATTATTGCCGGCAACTGGAAGATGAATAAAACGGCCGTTGAAGCCGTCGCCTTCATCGAACAAATCCACGATGGCCTCAATGCCGTCACCGGCGTAGACATCGTTGTTTGCCCGCCCGCTCTGGCCATCCCGGCCGTCGCCGAAGCCGTCAAAGGCAGCAAAATCAGCGTTGGCGCGCAAAATATGTACTTCGCCGAAAGCGGCGCCTACACCGGCGAACTGGCCCCCAACATGCTTACCCCCTTCTGCCAATACGTCATCCTCGGCCACTCCGAACGCCGCGCTTACTTCGGCGAAACCGACGAAGGCGTCAACAAAAAGATCAAAGCCGCCCTGGCCCACGGCCTGACGCCGATGGTCTGCGTCGGCGAAAGCCTGGAGCAAAACGAAGCCGGTGAAACCCACAGCTTTGTCAGCGGCCAGGTCAAAGCTGCCTTTGAGGGCCTCACGGCCGAGCAGTCCATCGCCTGCGTCATCGCCTATGAGCCGATTTGGGCCATCGGCACCGGCCGCACCGCTACCGTCGAACAGGCTGGCGCCATCATCGGCGGCACGGTCCGCGCCACCATCGCCGAAATCCTCGGCGATGACGTCGCCCAACAAATCCGCATCCAGTACGGCGGCAGCGTCACCGAGAAAAACATCGCCGAACTGATGGCCCACCCAGACATTGACGGCGCGCTCGTCGGCGGCGCCAGTCTGAAGCCCAGCTTTATAGAACTGGTCGCCAACGCGGCCTGA
- a CDS encoding glycosyltransferase: MVSILITAFREAATIGQAIEAFLSQLPDDAELLVVCPDEETTAVTLRYAAAHPQIRHVRDPQQGKPAALNVGLAAARGDIVVFSDGDVWVAPDALAPLLTPFADKKVGAVTGRPCSASPRATRLGYWSHLLTDAAHQERRRRDDAGDFLLCSGYLFAARRALLPPIPEDALAEDAVISQMIAAQGRRIRYAPDARVHVKYPTTYADWLRQKVRSAGGYAQEMVRQSPYQMRSARLEALHGTRLALRYPQSVREFGWTLALFAARLHLWALVVWQVRVRKRPLAYLWQRVETTK; encoded by the coding sequence ATGGTCTCTATTCTCATCACCGCCTTTCGGGAAGCGGCCACCATTGGACAGGCGATTGAGGCGTTTCTGTCCCAACTACCGGACGACGCTGAGCTTTTGGTGGTCTGCCCGGATGAAGAGACAACGGCCGTTACCCTCCGTTACGCCGCCGCCCACCCCCAAATCCGCCACGTCCGCGACCCGCAGCAGGGCAAACCGGCCGCCCTCAACGTCGGGCTGGCCGCCGCCCGTGGCGATATCGTCGTCTTTAGCGATGGCGACGTGTGGGTGGCCCCGGATGCCCTGGCTCCCCTGCTGACCCCCTTCGCCGATAAGAAAGTGGGCGCGGTGACGGGACGGCCGTGCAGCGCCAGCCCACGCGCTACGCGGCTCGGCTACTGGTCCCACCTGCTCACCGATGCCGCCCATCAGGAACGGCGGCGCCGCGACGACGCCGGTGATTTCCTGCTCTGTTCCGGCTACCTCTTCGCCGCCCGTCGCGCCCTGCTGCCGCCCATCCCCGAAGACGCCCTGGCCGAAGACGCGGTGATTTCGCAGATGATCGCCGCCCAGGGCCGGCGCATCCGCTACGCGCCGGATGCCCGGGTCCATGTCAAATACCCTACGACCTACGCCGACTGGCTGCGGCAAAAGGTGCGCTCGGCGGGCGGCTACGCCCAGGAGATGGTGCGCCAGTCGCCTTACCAGATGCGCTCGGCGCGGCTGGAGGCGCTGCACGGCACGCGGCTGGCGCTGCGCTATCCCCAATCCGTGCGTGAGTTTGGCTGGACGCTGGCGCTGTTTGCCGCCCGGCTGCATTTGTGGGCGCTGGTGGTCTGGCAGGTAAGGGTGAGGAAACGGCCGTTGGCCTACCTCTGGCAGCGGGTGGAGACGACGAAGTAG
- the queA gene encoding tRNA preQ1(34) S-adenosylmethionine ribosyltransferase-isomerase QueA, which translates to MDTNEFTYNLPTELIAQRPLSQRDASRLLILGRADGRITHRRFTDLLEYLRPGDILVVNDSRVIPARLFGQKPTGGKVEILLLENLDETRWKALVGGKKLEAGAEILLTRRDGGRSDVVAVVTAVLDGSQREITFSRPVDPDLNELGHTPLPPYIHETLDDDERYQTVYSRPPGSSAAPTAGLHFSGDLLLALRDKGVILETVTLHVGLDTFKPVAANQVADHVIHSEWASLTSETARRINEAKLAGGRIVAVGTTAVRTLETAALRSGGILGALQTISARDAAGETSNLCPWKPVAAFEGPTDLFIYPGYKFRAVDAMITNFHLPQSSLLMLVAAFAGREQVMAAYETAVTEQYRFFSFGDAMLIA; encoded by the coding sequence ATGGATACCAACGAGTTTACCTACAACCTGCCCACGGAACTGATCGCCCAACGGCCATTGTCCCAACGCGACGCCAGCCGGCTGCTGATTTTGGGGCGCGCCGACGGCCGTATCACCCACCGCCGCTTCACCGACTTACTAGAATACCTGCGCCCTGGCGACATCCTGGTCGTTAACGACAGCCGGGTCATCCCCGCCCGGCTCTTCGGCCAAAAACCCACCGGCGGCAAGGTGGAGATTTTGCTGCTGGAAAATTTAGATGAAACACGCTGGAAAGCGCTGGTGGGTGGCAAAAAGCTAGAAGCCGGTGCGGAAATCTTGTTAACCAGACGGGACGGCGGCCGTTCCGATGTGGTGGCTGTGGTGACGGCCGTTCTTGATGGCTCCCAACGCGAAATCACCTTCAGCCGCCCTGTTGACCCCGACCTGAACGAGCTGGGCCACACGCCGCTGCCCCCCTACATCCATGAAACCCTGGACGACGACGAACGCTACCAGACAGTCTATTCTCGCCCGCCCGGCTCCAGCGCCGCGCCCACCGCCGGGCTGCACTTCAGCGGCGATTTGCTGCTGGCGCTGCGCGACAAAGGGGTGATCTTGGAGACGGTGACGCTGCACGTCGGCCTGGATACCTTTAAGCCGGTGGCAGCCAACCAGGTAGCCGACCACGTCATCCACTCCGAATGGGCCAGCCTGACCAGCGAGACTGCCCGGCGCATCAATGAGGCGAAATTGGCGGGGGGGCGTATTGTGGCGGTGGGCACAACGGCCGTGCGTACCCTGGAAACGGCCGCTCTCCGGTCAGGCGGCATTTTGGGCGCGCTGCAAACCATCAGCGCCCGCGACGCCGCCGGGGAGACCAGCAATCTGTGCCCCTGGAAGCCGGTGGCCGCCTTTGAAGGGCCAACCGACCTCTTTATTTACCCCGGCTACAAATTCCGCGCCGTAGACGCCATGATCACCAACTTCCACCTGCCCCAATCCAGTCTGCTCATGCTGGTGGCGGCGTTTGCCGGGCGGGAACAGGTGATGGCGGCGTATGAAACGGCCGTCACCGAGCAATACCGCTTCTTCTCTTTTGGCGACGCCATGCTAATTGCCTGA
- a CDS encoding DUF4258 domain-containing protein, whose translation MIEAIRQKFAQDRFEFSRHAVDRMLLRDVIVQEVREAVANGEVIEDYPQDKYGASCLIGGFTGNGRPLHIQCSYPDRSLIKVVTVYEPDPNEWINFKARVL comes from the coding sequence CTGATAGAGGCCATACGTCAAAAGTTCGCCCAGGACCGATTTGAATTCTCCCGACACGCCGTTGACAGAATGCTCTTGCGTGACGTGATTGTCCAAGAAGTCCGCGAAGCCGTCGCGAATGGCGAGGTTATCGAAGATTATCCACAGGACAAATATGGCGCAAGCTGCCTGATTGGCGGATTCACCGGCAACGGCCGTCCACTTCACATTCAGTGCAGCTATCCTGACCGGTCGCTCATCAAGGTTGTCACAGTTTACGAACCTGATCCGAATGAATGGATCAATTTCAAAGCGAGAGTTTTGTGA
- a CDS encoding ABC transporter ATP-binding protein, translating to MKSTLATQNITKEYRIDDATIKAVDDVSIELQPGEFVALVGPSGSGKTSMLAMIAGLLSPTSGQIMLGGEDISRMSDAQLTAFRRRKIGFTFQSNNLVPFLNVQENVELMLRLNGRYDKQGRDRAIELLQRLGLGDRLHNLPSQLSGGQKQRVAIARSLIHDPELVLADEPTASLDTTLAYQVVETFAELIHEQNRIGIMVTHDLRMCRYVDRVIQMMDGKLESIISDRDEIEALAGLDSHAPRTAVNSQGKFRQNGHVQLPTGVMAAALS from the coding sequence ATGAAATCTACTCTGGCAACTCAGAACATTACGAAAGAATATCGAATTGACGACGCGACGATTAAGGCTGTGGATGACGTATCCATCGAATTGCAGCCAGGCGAGTTTGTGGCTCTGGTTGGTCCGAGTGGGTCTGGCAAAACCAGTATGCTGGCGATGATCGCCGGGCTGCTTTCGCCCACCAGCGGCCAAATTATGCTTGGTGGCGAAGATATTAGCCGAATGAGCGACGCGCAGTTGACGGCGTTTCGCCGGCGCAAAATCGGCTTCACGTTTCAGTCCAACAATCTGGTTCCTTTCCTGAACGTGCAGGAAAATGTGGAGTTGATGCTGCGGCTGAACGGCCGTTACGACAAACAAGGTCGTGACCGTGCCATTGAACTCTTACAGCGCCTGGGCCTGGGCGACCGCCTGCACAACCTGCCTTCGCAGCTATCCGGCGGCCAAAAACAGCGCGTCGCCATCGCCCGCTCTCTCATCCACGACCCAGAATTGGTGTTGGCCGATGAACCCACCGCCAGCCTGGATACCACCCTGGCCTACCAGGTGGTGGAAACCTTCGCCGAACTGATCCACGAGCAAAATCGCATCGGCATCATGGTGACCCATGATCTGCGCATGTGCCGCTACGTGGACCGGGTGATTCAGATGATGGATGGCAAACTGGAAAGCATTATCAGCGACCGGGATGAAATTGAGGCGTTGGCCGGTCTGGACAGCCACGCGCCGCGAACGGCCGTTAACAGCCAGGGCAAATTCAGACAAAACGGCCACGTGCAGCTCCCCACCGGCGTCATGGCCGCGGCGCTCTCATAA
- a CDS encoding ArsA family ATPase: MRIILYLGKGGVGKTTVAAATAVRSAELGYKTLVASTDIAHSLADSFDTPLDAVPVQLAENLWAQEISAIADIHNYWGTLQSFVSQNISGKGISSVVADELSAFPGMDEIVSLLHINKQANENNFDRVIIDAAPTGETIRLLTMPDTFRWYAGHLSRFETNVIKALKPFAGRIIRGPAEIFEALEKLDEATGELRQTLSNPEISSYRVVLQPEKMVVREAERAISYLGLFNYPVDSVIINRILGENVGEGEFYQKRRELQAKYLQMIEDNFRPLPLWRAPYYADEVVGIAALTRLASDCFGAEDPGQVFYRGAVQEFLELPDGGYRLRIPMSFVTSGDVRLRKRGDEMFITIGNFKREMILPGVLAKRKAVSGAMRDGVLEIDFAPPSSAEETEVSERPSPTTI; encoded by the coding sequence ATGCGCATCATTCTATATCTGGGTAAAGGTGGTGTGGGCAAAACGACAGTAGCGGCGGCAACGGCCGTGCGCAGCGCCGAATTAGGCTACAAAACGTTGGTTGCCAGCACGGACATCGCCCACAGTTTGGCCGATTCCTTCGACACGCCGCTGGACGCCGTGCCGGTACAACTGGCCGAAAATTTGTGGGCGCAAGAAATTAGCGCCATCGCTGACATTCATAACTATTGGGGTACATTGCAATCCTTTGTCTCCCAAAACATCAGCGGCAAAGGCATCAGCAGCGTCGTCGCCGATGAATTGTCGGCTTTTCCTGGCATGGACGAAATCGTCAGTCTGCTGCACATCAACAAACAGGCCAATGAAAACAACTTCGACCGGGTGATCATAGACGCCGCGCCCACCGGTGAGACAATTCGCCTGCTGACCATGCCGGACACCTTCCGCTGGTATGCCGGTCATTTGTCCCGCTTTGAGACCAACGTCATCAAGGCGTTGAAGCCGTTTGCCGGGCGCATTATTCGCGGCCCGGCGGAGATTTTTGAGGCGTTGGAAAAGCTGGACGAGGCCACCGGCGAACTGCGCCAGACGCTCAGCAACCCGGAAATCAGCAGCTACCGCGTGGTCTTACAGCCGGAAAAAATGGTCGTGCGCGAGGCGGAACGGGCCATCAGCTACCTGGGGCTGTTTAACTATCCGGTGGACAGCGTGATTATCAATCGCATTTTGGGCGAAAATGTGGGCGAAGGCGAGTTCTACCAGAAACGGCGCGAACTACAGGCCAAGTATTTGCAGATGATTGAGGATAATTTCCGGCCGCTGCCGTTGTGGCGCGCGCCTTATTATGCCGATGAAGTGGTGGGCATAGCGGCGCTGACGCGGCTGGCGTCTGATTGTTTTGGCGCGGAGGACCCTGGGCAGGTTTTTTACCGGGGCGCGGTGCAGGAATTTTTAGAGCTGCCGGATGGCGGCTACCGGCTGCGGATTCCGATGTCGTTTGTCACCAGCGGCGATGTGCGGCTGCGTAAGCGGGGCGACGAGATGTTTATTACCATCGGCAATTTTAAGCGGGAGATGATTTTGCCTGGTGTTTTGGCGAAACGAAAAGCGGTGTCCGGCGCAATGCGCGACGGTGTGTTGGAGATTGATTTTGCCCCGCCTTCGTCGGCAGAAGAGACAGAAGTGAGTGAACGGCCGTCTCCCACCACCATTTAA
- the ruvB gene encoding Holliday junction branch migration DNA helicase RuvB: MTDQPTANRHISPQRKAEDRGLDGLIRPQLLGEFTGQEKLKANLAILIEAAKARQEPLDHVLFHGPPGLGKTTLAHVIGNEMNVNVRITAGPAIERAGDLAAILTNMRAGDILFIDEVHRLGRAVEEILYPAMEDFVLDIVVGKGPGAKNVRLKLPKFTVIGATTRLALLTAPLRARFGAVYRMDFYEQAAIESIVNRGAGIFGIACDQVGATEIARRSRGTPRVALRLLRRVRDYAQVRADGAITEETAVAALNLLEIDQLGLDDLDRRVLRAIIEKFGGGPVGLETIGASISEEADTIMDVVEPYLLQLGFLERTARGRMATPHAYHHLGISLAGRRPDNKINQPTLFGDNEPA, translated from the coding sequence ATGACCGATCAACCGACCGCCAACCGACACATCTCCCCCCAACGCAAAGCCGAAGACCGGGGGTTGGATGGCCTCATTCGCCCCCAATTACTGGGCGAGTTTACCGGCCAGGAAAAACTGAAGGCCAACCTGGCAATCCTTATTGAAGCGGCCAAAGCGCGGCAGGAACCACTGGACCACGTACTCTTTCACGGACCGCCAGGCCTGGGCAAGACAACGCTGGCCCATGTCATCGGCAACGAGATGAACGTCAACGTGCGCATCACCGCCGGGCCGGCCATTGAACGGGCCGGCGACCTGGCAGCTATTCTGACCAACATGCGCGCCGGGGACATCTTGTTTATTGATGAGGTGCATCGCCTGGGGCGCGCCGTAGAAGAGATTCTGTACCCGGCGATGGAAGATTTTGTGCTGGATATTGTGGTGGGCAAAGGGCCGGGGGCGAAGAACGTGCGCCTGAAACTGCCTAAGTTCACCGTCATCGGGGCGACGACGCGCCTGGCGCTGCTGACGGCCCCACTGCGCGCCCGGTTTGGCGCGGTGTATCGCATGGATTTTTACGAGCAGGCGGCCATTGAAAGTATTGTGAACCGGGGTGCAGGCATCTTTGGCATTGCCTGTGACCAGGTTGGCGCTACCGAGATTGCCCGGCGCTCGCGAGGCACGCCGCGGGTGGCCTTGCGCCTGCTGCGCCGGGTGCGCGATTATGCCCAGGTGCGAGCCGATGGGGCGATTACGGAGGAAACGGCCGTTGCCGCCCTCAACTTGTTAGAAATAGACCAATTGGGCCTGGATGATCTGGACCGGCGGGTGCTGCGGGCTATCATCGAAAAGTTTGGCGGTGGGCCGGTGGGCCTGGAAACCATCGGCGCATCCATCAGCGAAGAAGCGGATACCATCATGGACGTGGTGGAGCCGTATCTGTTGCAATTGGGCTTTCTGGAACGCACGGCGCGTGGCCGGATGGCGACGCCGCACGCTTACCACCATCTGGGCATTTCGCTGGCCGGCCGTCGGCCAGACAACAAAATCAACCAGCCCACCTTGTTTGGAGACAACGAACCGGCATGA
- a CDS encoding isoprenylcysteine carboxylmethyltransferase family protein yields MLPFLIAFTLWALLHSLTAMRRTKAVARQWMGERPFAGLYRLLYNIFSFFTILPLFYVMWTAVPRTLLWEIPLPWSYGAQFLRLAGLVGLAVALWQTDIWDFVGLRQAVRFFHGQEEMTLPPKLVTGGMYAFVRHPLYFFSMLVLWFSPLMLLPTFLFNLLATGYFYAGSRVEERRLADFFGETYDAYRRRVPGLLPIPRFKG; encoded by the coding sequence ATGCTCCCTTTCTTGATTGCTTTTACGCTGTGGGCTTTGCTGCACAGCCTGACGGCCATGCGGCGGACGAAGGCGGTGGCGCGGCAATGGATGGGGGAACGGCCGTTTGCCGGCCTTTATCGCCTGCTCTACAACATCTTCTCTTTCTTCACCATTTTGCCCCTGTTTTATGTGATGTGGACGGCCGTGCCGCGCACCTTGCTCTGGGAAATTCCTCTTCCCTGGAGCTATGGGGCGCAGTTTCTGCGTCTGGCGGGTCTGGTTGGGCTGGCTGTCGCCTTATGGCAGACCGACATCTGGGACTTTGTGGGGCTGCGCCAGGCCGTCCGCTTCTTCCATGGTCAGGAGGAAATGACCTTGCCGCCTAAACTTGTTACCGGCGGCATGTATGCTTTTGTGCGCCATCCCCTGTACTTTTTTAGTATGCTGGTGTTGTGGTTCAGCCCGCTAATGCTGCTGCCCACCTTCTTGTTTAACCTGTTGGCAACTGGCTATTTTTACGCCGGGTCACGGGTCGAAGAACGCCGCCTGGCCGACTTTTTCGGCGAGACGTATGACGCTTATCGCCGTCGTGTGCCGGGTTTGCTGCCCATTCCCCGGTTCAAGGGATAA
- the upp gene encoding uracil phosphoribosyltransferase — translation MVYESQHPLVKHKLTLLRDKRTKSKKFRELIRELAMLLCYEATSDLAVAELSVETPMETAVGYDLAEKVGLVPVLRAGLGMVDGIWEMMPGAEVWHIGLYRDEATLKPVSYYNRLPTSPTVEVCLVLDPMLATGGSAVATVDILKKWGAQRIKFMGILAAPAGIARLQTAHPDVPIHIAKIDERLNDVGFILPGLGDAGDRQFGTG, via the coding sequence ATGGTTTACGAATCGCAACATCCATTGGTGAAACATAAGTTGACTCTGCTGCGCGATAAACGGACAAAATCGAAGAAGTTTCGGGAGTTGATTCGGGAATTGGCGATGCTGTTGTGTTATGAGGCTACGTCCGATCTGGCTGTGGCTGAACTGAGTGTGGAAACGCCGATGGAAACGGCCGTTGGCTACGATCTGGCCGAAAAAGTGGGGCTGGTCCCGGTGCTGCGCGCCGGGCTGGGCATGGTGGATGGCATTTGGGAGATGATGCCGGGCGCGGAAGTATGGCATATTGGCCTATACCGCGACGAAGCAACGTTGAAGCCGGTTTCCTACTATAACCGGCTGCCCACTTCGCCCACTGTGGAGGTCTGCCTGGTGTTGGACCCTATGCTGGCAACCGGCGGTTCGGCCGTGGCCACGGTGGATATTCTCAAAAAATGGGGGGCGCAGCGGATTAAATTTATGGGCATTCTGGCGGCGCCGGCAGGCATTGCTCGCCTGCAAACCGCCCATCCCGATGTGCCTATCCACATCGCCAAAATAGACGAACGCCTTAATGACGTGGGCTTTATCCTCCCCGGTCTCGGCGACGCTGGCGACCGGCAGTTTGGCACGGGGTGA
- a CDS encoding DUF2905 domain-containing protein gives MIEFGRILVIIGVTIALVGVIILVAGRFFPWLGNLPGDFNFEGRNVKIYFPLATMLLISILGSILLNILVRIFRR, from the coding sequence ATGATCGAATTCGGCCGTATTCTGGTGATCATTGGCGTCACCATCGCCCTGGTCGGCGTCATCATTCTGGTGGCCGGCCGCTTCTTCCCCTGGCTGGGCAATCTGCCCGGCGATTTCAACTTTGAAGGTCGCAACGTCAAAATCTATTTCCCCCTGGCTACCATGCTGCTCATCAGCATCCTGGGCAGCATCCTGCTAAACATCCTCGTCCGCATCTTCCGCCGCTAA
- a CDS encoding glucose-1-phosphate adenylyltransferase: MQDVLAIILGGGAGTRLYPLTVERSKPAVPLAGKYRLIDIPMSNCIHAKIEKIAILTQFNSASLHRHIYSTYVRDIFTPGWVQILAAEQTPRSADWYQGTADAVRKQLIEIKQAGSKFVLILAGDHLYRMDYRKFVQFHVDSEADITIAVQPVDRKSAPSLGILKLAPDGHITQFTEKPKREEQLDELISRDDSGKPYMASMGIYVFATDVLFDLLDKPGDDFGRDLIPASMADRKVMGYVFDGYWEDIGTIRRFYQVNLDMAAYDAPFDFYDAERPIYTHARFLPASEVHGSHLDNVLLTDGCRIQYASISNSVVGLRSIIGKESVIQSTVMMGADYYETEKEHADNRQKGIPDIGVGAATHIERAIIDKNARIGSNVRIRDIPNRPDSEGNGWVARDGIIIVPKNAVIRDGTVI; the protein is encoded by the coding sequence ATGCAAGACGTATTAGCGATTATTCTAGGTGGTGGAGCAGGCACACGCCTGTATCCCCTCACGGTTGAACGCTCCAAACCGGCCGTGCCGCTGGCCGGTAAATATCGCCTCATTGACATTCCCATGAGCAACTGCATCCACGCCAAGATCGAGAAAATAGCGATCTTGACCCAGTTCAACTCGGCGTCACTCCATCGCCATATCTACAGCACCTATGTGCGCGACATTTTTACGCCGGGCTGGGTGCAAATTTTGGCTGCCGAACAAACCCCCCGCAGCGCCGACTGGTACCAGGGCACGGCCGACGCCGTGCGTAAACAGTTGATTGAGATCAAACAGGCTGGCTCCAAATTTGTCCTCATCCTGGCCGGCGACCATCTGTATCGCATGGATTACCGCAAATTTGTGCAGTTCCACGTAGACAGCGAGGCAGACATCACCATTGCCGTGCAGCCGGTAGACCGCAAATCGGCGCCGTCTTTGGGCATTCTGAAGCTGGCCCCCGATGGGCACATCACCCAGTTTACCGAAAAACCCAAGCGGGAAGAGCAGCTAGATGAGTTGATCAGCCGTGACGATTCCGGCAAACCCTACATGGCGTCCATGGGCATTTATGTCTTTGCCACCGACGTACTGTTTGATTTATTGGATAAACCGGGCGACGATTTTGGCCGCGACCTGATTCCGGCTTCCATGGCCGACCGCAAGGTGATGGGCTATGTATTTGATGGCTATTGGGAAGATATTGGGACGATCCGGCGTTTTTATCAGGTAAATCTGGACATGGCTGCTTATGACGCCCCCTTCGATTTTTATGACGCGGAACGGCCGATTTATACCCATGCCCGTTTTTTGCCCGCCTCAGAAGTTCATGGCTCACACCTGGACAACGTTCTCCTGACCGATGGCTGCCGCATCCAATATGCATCTATCAGCAATTCGGTGGTCGGGCTGCGCAGCATTATCGGCAAAGAATCTGTGATTCAGTCCACGGTGATGATGGGCGCCGATTATTACGAAACGGAAAAAGAACACGCCGACAATCGGCAAAAGGGGATTCCCGACATTGGCGTTGGCGCTGCTACTCACATTGAGCGGGCAATTATTGACAAAAATGCGCGCATAGGCTCCAATGTCCGCATTCGGGATATTCCCAACCGGCCAGACAGCGAAGGCAATGGTTGGGTGGCGCGCGACGGCATCATTATTGTGCCCAAAAATGCTGTCATTCGTGACGGAACAGTGATTTAG
- a CDS encoding undecaprenyl/decaprenyl-phosphate alpha-N-acetylglucosaminyl 1-phosphate transferase — MVPFLIFTAVFTTSFLLTPVAQRLSRRWGMVARPGGRRLHQGDIPKLGGLPLLLAFLLGAALIYWLQPPADASDALRLRGVVLGTLVIALGGFVDDRWELSPIPQFAIQAVGAVIAMSHIIFIEVFSNPLPSPEMWQAPPLAWVFTYDAATGLVWVWRPLALFLTLLWLMGMINAVNWLDGLDGLAAGVCTIAALLFAWHSYSLGQAAVALFPLILAAALLGFLPFNFAPARIFLGSGGAYLLGYQMATLSILSPAKLSTALLVLAVPILDGAWLVISRWRQGRNPLQGGRDHLHFRLADGGLPTRRIVVGYYAVTAVFGLVAVLVPSRSLKVLLWLGLYALVLVLLIWLSRRKLPPQDPL; from the coding sequence ATGGTCCCTTTCCTTATTTTTACGGCCGTATTTACCACATCTTTCCTCCTGACGCCGGTGGCTCAGCGGCTGTCGCGGCGGTGGGGGATGGTGGCCCGGCCCGGCGGCCGGCGGCTGCATCAGGGAGATATTCCCAAGCTGGGTGGGCTGCCGCTGCTGCTGGCATTCTTGCTCGGCGCGGCCCTGATCTATTGGCTGCAACCCCCGGCCGACGCCAGCGACGCGCTGCGGCTGCGTGGTGTGGTGCTTGGCACATTGGTCATCGCGTTGGGCGGTTTTGTGGACGACCGCTGGGAGCTGTCGCCTATCCCCCAATTTGCCATCCAGGCCGTGGGCGCGGTAATCGCCATGAGCCACATCATTTTTATTGAAGTGTTCAGCAATCCGCTGCCATCGCCGGAGATGTGGCAGGCGCCGCCGCTGGCCTGGGTTTTCACCTACGATGCGGCGACGGGCCTGGTGTGGGTCTGGCGGCCGTTGGCTTTGTTCCTGACGCTGTTGTGGCTGATGGGCATGATTAATGCCGTGAACTGGCTGGATGGGCTGGATGGGCTGGCGGCCGGGGTTTGCACCATTGCTGCGCTGTTGTTTGCCTGGCACAGCTACAGCCTGGGACAGGCAGCGGTGGCGTTGTTCCCTTTGATTCTGGCGGCGGCGCTGTTGGGCTTTTTGCCATTTAACTTTGCCCCGGCGCGCATCTTTTTGGGCAGTGGTGGGGCGTATTTGTTGGGCTACCAGATGGCGACGCTTTCGATTTTGTCCCCGGCGAAGTTGTCTACGGCGCTGCTGGTGCTGGCCGTGCCGATTTTAGACGGGGCCTGGCTGGTGATCAGCCGCTGGCGGCAGGGGCGCAATCCGCTGCAAGGGGGGCGCGATCATCTGCATTTCCGTCTGGCGGATGGTGGTTTGCCCACGCGGCGGATCGTGGTGGGGTATTATGCGGTAACGGCCGTTTTCGGTCTGGTTGCTGTCCTTGTGCCATCTCGCTCGCTCAAAGTCTTGTTGTGGCTGGGGCTGTATGCGCTGGTGCTTGTGCTGCTCATCTGGCTAAGCCGCCGCAAACTACCGCCCCAAGACCCATTGTAA